From the genome of Leptolyngbya sp. 'hensonii', one region includes:
- a CDS encoding chemotaxis protein CheW: MKASQTRSKTLRVLVIPLQNLHLALSLDGIQKVVRTPQVFKSGEKVLGVAHFEDQEVIIVDLHQQIFGVPNPQPEIYVVVVRATNQQLYGIPTPTLPGLQELPLESLNPLPPDYRARDTLGIASHTVSTQSAQEAQTLFLLDPDRLFV, encoded by the coding sequence ATGAAAGCATCTCAAACTCGCAGTAAAACCCTCCGAGTTCTGGTTATTCCTTTACAGAACCTGCACCTGGCCCTAAGTTTAGACGGCATCCAGAAAGTTGTGCGGACGCCCCAGGTGTTCAAGAGTGGCGAAAAGGTTCTGGGTGTGGCCCACTTTGAGGATCAGGAAGTTATTATTGTCGATCTGCATCAGCAAATTTTTGGGGTACCCAATCCGCAACCAGAAATTTATGTTGTCGTCGTTCGGGCAACCAACCAGCAACTCTACGGCATTCCAACCCCAACTCTACCCGGTCTGCAGGAACTACCCCTGGAATCCCTCAATCCCCTTCCCCCCGATTATCGAGCCAGGGACACCCTGGGGATTGCCAGTCATACCGTCTCAACCCAGTCAGCGCAAGAAGCCCAGACCCTGTTCCTCCTCGACCCCGATCGGTTGTTCGTGTAA